A genomic region of Ovis aries strain OAR_USU_Benz2616 breed Rambouillet chromosome 20, ARS-UI_Ramb_v3.0, whole genome shotgun sequence contains the following coding sequences:
- the DEFB114 gene encoding beta-defensin 114, with protein sequence MKIFYYLFHFLCYATFVLPGNRSLVDPERCSKLYGQCKKRCARYEKQIELCLSPSKICCIERAFEDD encoded by the exons ATGAAgatcttttattatctttttcattttctgtgttatGCGACCTTCGTTCTACCAGGTAATAGAT CCTTGGTGGATCCTGAACGATGCTCAAAATTGTATGGTCAATGTAAGAAACGCTGTGCTAGATATGAAAAGCAAATTGAACTGTGTTTGTCACCAAGTAAGATTTGCTGCATTGAGAGGGCATTCGAGGATGATTGA
- the DEFB113 gene encoding beta-defensin 113, with product MKILCIFLTFILTVSCGPAVLQRKTREKTKEIEERKRQCYLVRGACKTSCGQWEYKYTDCDLKPCCVAREYVPPAQPIAVTKSYKTVTYTSTILHNTANASYNSSTLHNTTGVNYTSTTLRNTNASYNYLHHST from the exons ATGAAGATACTTTGTATTTTCCTGACCTTTATCTTGACAGTATCCTGTGGTCCAGCAG TTttacagaggaaaacaagagaaaaaacaaaagaaattgaagaaagaaaaaggcagtgTTATCTTGTTCGTGGTGCTTGCAAGACTTCATGCGGCCAATGGGAATACAAATATACTGACTGCGATTTGAAGCCCTGCTGTGTTGCACGGGAATACGTACCACCAGCCCAACCCATCGCTGTCACTAAATCTTATAAAACTGTAACTTACACTTCTACTATTCTGCATAACACTGCCAATGCAAGTTATAATTCTAGTACATTACATAATACTACAGGTGTAAATTATACTTCTACTACACTACGTAATACCAATGCAAGTTATAATTACTTGCATCATAGTACATAA